CATTTTTTAGATGGGGCTATGGAATGGCATCAGTGCGATTTATTTGTGGTACTCAACAACTACATAAAGATCTTGAAAATAAACTTAGTGATTTTTTAGGTATGGAGGATACCATTTTATATTCCTCTGCATTTGATGCAAATGCAGGTGTTTTCGAGCCACTTTTAAACGAGAAAGATGCAATTATTTCTGATGCTTTAAATCATGCCTCGATTATTGATGGTGTGAGGCTTTGTAAGGCAAAGAGATATAGGTATGAAAATAGTGATTTTGATGGTTTGGAAAAAAAACTCCAAGAAGCATCTGATGCAAGATACAAACTTATTGTTACCGATGGAGTGTTTTCAATGGATGGAACAATTGCACGTGTTGACAAAATTTGTGATTTGGCAGATAAATATGATGCTCTTGTAATGGTTGACGATTCACACGCAACAGGCTTTGTTGGTAAAAACGGACGAGGAAGTCATGAGTATAACAATGTAATAGACAGGGTAGATATTATAACAACAACATTTGGTAAAGCACTTGGTGGTGCTTCCGGTGGTTGTATTTCAGGAAGAAAAGAAATAATTGAGCTTTTACGTCAGAGGTCAAGACCTTATTTGTTTTCAAATTCATTAGCCCCATCTATTGCAGGTGCTACTTTAGGTGTTTTAAATTTACTTACCGAAACAAATGACCTAAGAGATAAACTCATCAGAAACACAAATCTTTTTAGAAAAGGAATAGAAGAAGCAGGATTTAAAATTGTACAAGGCACACATCCTATCGTTCCTATCATGCTTGGTCATTTAAAAGATGATGCAAAAATATCACAAGAATTTGCCAAAGAACTTTTGAACGAGGGGATTTATGTAATAGGATTTTACTACCCTGTTGTACCGCTTGGAAAATCAAGAATAAGAGTGCAAATTAGTGCGGCACACAGCAAAGAAAATATTGAATTTGCAATTGAAAAATTTATTAAAGTTGGAAAAAAATTAAATGCAATTTAATTTAGATTTGCAAAAAAGAATAAGCTTTTGATTTACGGAATAGGAACAGATATTATTGAAGTGGAAAGGATTAAAAAACAACTTTCAAAAAATGATGGGTTAAAAGAAACTTTATTTACTACTCATGAAATAGAATATTGTGAATCTCAAAAGCAAAATGAACAAAACTATGCTGCCCGATACGCAGCTAAAGAAGCTTTTTTTAAAGCATTAGGAACCGGTTGGCGATATGGAATGCAATATCAAAACATTGAAATAAAAAATAATGAACTTGGAAAACCTGAAATATTTTTATCAGGCAAAGCTAAAGAATTTGCAACAAAAAATACTTTTAGCAAAATACATGTATCATTTTCACATTTAAAGGAAATTGTAAATGCAATTGTAATAATTGAAAAATAAAATAAATAAAAATTATGTCAAATATTAAATCGTATGATGAAAGAATAAAAGACTTTGATTGGTCTATTGCTGAAAAGGAATTAGATTATAAACAAGGAGAGAACATAAATATCGGATGGTATTGTTCTGATAGAATTTGTGAAATGGGTAAAGCCGACAAGCTTGCTCTTATTTGGGAAGGTATGGGAGGAAAAGAAAAAAAATATACCTTTAATGATATACGAGTAGCAAGTAATACTATTGGTAATCATCTTAAAAAAATGGGTGTTACCAATGGTAACAGAGTTTGCCTTTTTATGGACAAAATTCCTGAATTGTATATTGGGTTTTTAGGGATTTTAAAAATAGGAGCTATTGCTCAACCGTTATTTTCTGCTTTTGGTGATGAATCATTACTAGTAAGGCTCGAAAATGCAGAAACCCATACGATAATGACACAACGAAAACATGTGAAAAAAGTAAGGAAAATTTTAGAAAAAATGCCTTACTTGAAGAACATAATAATCGTTGACGATGATGGAAGAAAATCTTTAAAAGATAGAGAATCTGTATTTTCACTTGAAGATGCAGAACCTATAGAAAATATGGAAATTTACCCAACAAAAGCAGAAACACCATCAGTTCTTCATTACACATCAGGAACAACAGGACAACCTAAAGGAGTAAAGCATGTTCATTATTCACTAATAGCACAATACCTTACATCAAAGTGGGTACTTGATCTGCAAGAAGATGATATTTATTGGTGTACAGCTGACCCGGGTTGGGTTACCGGAACATCTTATGGTATAATCGGACCTTGGAGTAATGGAATAACACAGTGCGTTCTTGACCTTGGATTTGGTGCTGAACCATGGTATAAATTTATTGAGAAACATAAGATATCAATGTGGTATTCAGCTCCTACGGCAATTCGCTCTTTAATGAAGGCTGGAGATGGAATTATTAAAAAATTCAATCTTTCATCACTTCGTCATCTGGCAAGTGTTGGAGAGCCTTTGAATGCTGAAGCTGTTATTTGGTCGGAAAAAGTATTTGGAAAAGCTTTTTATGATACTTATTGGCAAACGGAAACAGGTTCAATGATGATAAGTAATTATCCTGATATGAAAGTAAAACCAGGCTCAATGGGAAAAGCATTTCCAGGAATTACCGCTACTATTCTTGATCCTGAAACTTTTGAACCAATAACTGAAGAAAACAAAGCAGGTCTTATTGCTTTCAAACCTGGTTGGCCTTCTATGATGAGAGCATATTGGAGAAATGAAGAAACTTACAAAAGCAAATTCAAAAACGGATGGTACATACCAGGAGATAAATCTACAATTGATAAAGACGGATATTTTTGGTTTATTGGAAGAGACGATGATGTAATTAATACAGGAGGTCATCTCGTTAGTCCTTTTGAAGTAGAATCTGCATTACTCGAACATGAATCAATTGCAGAATCTGCTGTTGTTGCTAAACCTGATGATGTAAATATGGAAGTTGTTAAAGCTTTTGTAACGCTCAATGATGGATTTGACCCAAGTGATGAACTTGAATTAAAAATAATGAATTTTATTCGCAAAAAACTTTCACCGCTTGCAATGCCACAGGAAATTGAATATATTGATAAATTACCAAAAACAAGAAGTGGAAAAATAATGAGAAGATTACTTCATGCAAAAGAATGGGGCGAAGAAATTGGTGATACATCAACTCTTGAAGACGATTAAATAATTTTAAAATTAATAATTTTTATAAATAAAACAAATAGGAGATAATAATATGGAAGACATTAAAGAAATTGTACTAGAGTACATAATAGATGAATACTGGGAAGACGAAGACGATGAAATAACTTATGATACACCATTAATTTCAGGTGGAATTGTTGATTCTTTTTCAATGGTATCTTTAAAAAGATTTCTTGAAGTAAAATACAAAATAAGTATTCCGGATGACAAAGCTACACCTGAAGCATTTGACAATGTTAACAAAATTGTTAATTTGGTAAAAGAGTATATTGACTAAAAATAATTAAAAGGAAGCCAAATTTAAATTATTTGATTCCATACTGTTAATTTTTTTAAAATAAAAAGGAGTAAAATTTATGGCTTATAGTGATAAAGTAAGAGGTATTTATAGTGATACTTTAAAAGATATTGAAGACAAAGGACTTTTTAAACAAGAAAGATTTATTCATTCATCACAAGCGGCAGATATTGAGGTTGAGTTTCCAACAGGAGCAAAAACCAAGAAAGTAATTAATATGTGTGCAAATAACTATCTTGGTCTTTCTTCTCATCCGGACGTAATTAAAGCGGCTCATGAAGGACTTGACACAAGAGGTTACGGAATGTCATCTGTACGATTTATTTGTGGTACTCAAGATATTCATCGTGAACTTGAAAATAAAGTTACTGAATTTCTTGGTACAGAAGACACAATATTATTTCCATCATGCATGGATGCAAATGCAGGTGTTTTTGAAGCAATTTTAACAGAAGATGATATAATGATTTCCGATCGTTTGGTTCATGCTTCAATAATTGATGGTATTCGTTTAGCACCAGCTTTACACGATACTTTCAAGCATTCAAATATGAAACATCTTGAGAAAAAGTTGCAACTACATGCTGATAAAAGATTGAAAGTTGTTATAACCGATGGTGTTTTTTCTATGGATGGAGATACAGCAAAACTTGACGAAATGGTTGCACTTTGTGATAAATATGATGCTTTACTTTTTGTGGATGATTCACATTCATCGGGTTTTCTTGGAAAAACAGGAAAAGGAACTCATGAAAAATATGATGTTGTTGGAAAAATTGATATTATTACTACAACATTTGGAAAAGCACTTGGAGGTGCTTCAGGTGGATGTGTTTCCGGTAGAAAAGAAATTGTAGAAATGTGTCGTCAAAAAGCACGTCCTTATCTCTTTTCAAATACTATTGCACCTGTTGTTGTTTCAGGTATTTTAAGCGTTCTTGATACATTATCAAAAAGTACAGAAAGAAGAGATAAACTTGAAAAAAATACAGAATTTTGGCGAAATGGTCTTGAAGAAGCAGGTTTCGTTTTGCAAGACGGAGATACTCCAATTGTTCCTGTAATGCTTTTTAATGCGAAGCTTGCACAAAATTTTTCTAATGATCTTTACGAAGAAGGAATTTATGCAATAGGATTTTT
This portion of the Bacteroidota bacterium genome encodes:
- a CDS encoding glycine C-acetyltransferase, whose protein sequence is MYGKLKEDLQIQLEDIKDKGLYKEERILTTTQGVEIKTKKGLKVLNFCANNYLGLCNDPRVMAQSNLAFFRWGYGMASVRFICGTQQLHKDLENKLSDFLGMEDTILYSSAFDANAGVFEPLLNEKDAIISDALNHASIIDGVRLCKAKRYRYENSDFDGLEKKLQEASDARYKLIVTDGVFSMDGTIARVDKICDLADKYDALVMVDDSHATGFVGKNGRGSHEYNNVIDRVDIITTTFGKALGGASGGCISGRKEIIELLRQRSRPYLFSNSLAPSIAGATLGVLNLLTETNDLRDKLIRNTNLFRKGIEEAGFKIVQGTHPIVPIMLGHLKDDAKISQEFAKELLNEGIYVIGFYYPVVPLGKSRIRVQISAAHSKENIEFAIEKFIKVGKKLNAI
- the acpS gene encoding holo-ACP synthase; translation: MIYGIGTDIIEVERIKKQLSKNDGLKETLFTTHEIEYCESQKQNEQNYAARYAAKEAFFKALGTGWRYGMQYQNIEIKNNELGKPEIFLSGKAKEFATKNTFSKIHVSFSHLKEIVNAIVIIEK
- the acsA gene encoding acetate--CoA ligase produces the protein MSNIKSYDERIKDFDWSIAEKELDYKQGENINIGWYCSDRICEMGKADKLALIWEGMGGKEKKYTFNDIRVASNTIGNHLKKMGVTNGNRVCLFMDKIPELYIGFLGILKIGAIAQPLFSAFGDESLLVRLENAETHTIMTQRKHVKKVRKILEKMPYLKNIIIVDDDGRKSLKDRESVFSLEDAEPIENMEIYPTKAETPSVLHYTSGTTGQPKGVKHVHYSLIAQYLTSKWVLDLQEDDIYWCTADPGWVTGTSYGIIGPWSNGITQCVLDLGFGAEPWYKFIEKHKISMWYSAPTAIRSLMKAGDGIIKKFNLSSLRHLASVGEPLNAEAVIWSEKVFGKAFYDTYWQTETGSMMISNYPDMKVKPGSMGKAFPGITATILDPETFEPITEENKAGLIAFKPGWPSMMRAYWRNEETYKSKFKNGWYIPGDKSTIDKDGYFWFIGRDDDVINTGGHLVSPFEVESALLEHESIAESAVVAKPDDVNMEVVKAFVTLNDGFDPSDELELKIMNFIRKKLSPLAMPQEIEYIDKLPKTRSGKIMRRLLHAKEWGEEIGDTSTLEDD
- a CDS encoding acyl carrier protein, with translation MEDIKEIVLEYIIDEYWEDEDDEITYDTPLISGGIVDSFSMVSLKRFLEVKYKISIPDDKATPEAFDNVNKIVNLVKEYID
- a CDS encoding glycine C-acetyltransferase, whose product is MAYSDKVRGIYSDTLKDIEDKGLFKQERFIHSSQAADIEVEFPTGAKTKKVINMCANNYLGLSSHPDVIKAAHEGLDTRGYGMSSVRFICGTQDIHRELENKVTEFLGTEDTILFPSCMDANAGVFEAILTEDDIMISDRLVHASIIDGIRLAPALHDTFKHSNMKHLEKKLQLHADKRLKVVITDGVFSMDGDTAKLDEMVALCDKYDALLFVDDSHSSGFLGKTGKGTHEKYDVVGKIDIITTTFGKALGGASGGCVSGRKEIVEMCRQKARPYLFSNTIAPVVVSGILSVLDTLSKSTERRDKLEKNTEFWRNGLEEAGFVLQDGDTPIVPVMLFNAKLAQNFSNDLYEEGIYAIGFFFPVVPNGKARIRTQISAGHEMHHLEKALAAFIKIGKKYDILGKSKKEIIEMYGM